In Salmo salar chromosome ssa03, Ssal_v3.1, whole genome shotgun sequence, a single genomic region encodes these proteins:
- the aldh16a1 gene encoding aldehyde dehydrogenase family 16 member A1: MAGSTSKTIHDIFQSMEYGPSSSSTATAQAWLESQSRALGLFIDGKFVRSADRQTCNLTDSSGGTVCSTVCAVDEDASLSVSCGASGFKAWSALPCHLRAKTLLRLVSGLQRHGQCLSELCDLARSPSSPSALVRLLQYYSGWAQLRDSLIPDWTPRGVVVVVVSDDCSLYSLMLKVLPALAMGNAVVAIPGAGTAPPVLLLAQLFVEAGLPAGVLNVVTGNVLSLGSKVSQNPHVSYVTYSGNKKDGEILCRATAGMGVPVSLSLSLGATCPFIIFESADIDSAVDGVIETAFKKNREYQWMLCVQESVLDSVVARLKVRMAGMKSVPLLAEGDRRLVDAAVQEAQQQGATLIQPCPPPSSGAAYPPTVLCGVAPSCSCVVTPSPGPLLPLLSFRSHGEGVTLGNHSPHGQAASLWTEDLTLALEAAKSLSVGAVWVNSHSVMDPSLPISGHKESGNCIDGGKEGLFQFLRPSSSPPLTRSSPASVDYSKFGTAASSAIIPEGSNSSSTPRSYLQYVGGKLCKSESGSSVCVLAPGGTVLAYCPDGGRKDVRNAVEVAIKVQPGWMKKSPVARAQCLFSLAETLELMRRDVAASLHSQTGLSLEKADMEVELSIAQLCDWAARCDKERGGVPSVPQSGSALSIPEALGVVGVVLPDSSPLLSMVSLLAAAVAMGNAVVMVPSPKYPLPALEFIQVLQSSDLPGGVVSIITGGRDQLTQALANHSVIKAIWYWGSMEGCQFLQHTCASPLKSLWLHCQEEDGGRDWAQPHASLQEEMWRQAVQWKSVWIPTA; this comes from the exons ATGGCTGGCAGCACCTCCAAGACAATACACGATATCTTTCAATCTATGGAGTACGGACCGAGTAGTTCCAGCACTGCTACTgctcag GCTTGGCTTGAGTCTCAGTCTCGTGCTCTCGGCCTGTTCATCGATGGAAAGTTTGTCCgttctgcagacagacagacatgcaatcTGACCGACTCTTCAG GTGGTACTgtgtgtagtactgtgtgtgCTGTGGATGAGGATGCATCCCTGTCTGTGTCCTGTGGGGCCAGTGGCTTCAAGGCCTGGAGTGCTCTCCCCTGTCATCTCAGAGCCAAGACTCTACTCAG gttggtgAGTGGCCTCCAGAGACACGGTCAGTGTCTGTCAGAGCTGTGTGACCTGGCCCGGTCTCCCAGTTCCCCTTCAGCACTGGTCAGACTGCTGCAGTACTACTCCGGCTGGGCTCAGCTCAGAGACTCACTCATTCCCGACTGGACACCACGCG gtgtggtggtagtggttgtctCTGacgactgttctctctactctctcatgCTGAAAGTCTTGCCTGCACTGGCCAtgg GCAACGCAGTGGTGGCGATCCCTGGTGCGGGGACAGCGCCTCCTGTTCTGTTATTGGCTCAGCTGTTTGTGGAGGCGGGACTTCCTGCGGGGGTGCTGAATGTGGTGACGGGCAACGTTTTGTCACTGGGTTCTAAAGTGTCTCAAAACCCGCACGTCAGCTATGTCACTTACAGTGGCAATAAaaag GATGGAGAGATTCTGTGCAGGGCCACAGCAGGCATGGGtgttcccgtctctctctccctctccctcggaGCCACCTGTCCCTTCATCATCTTTGAGTCTGCCGATATCGACAGTGCCGTGGATGGAGTGATAGAGACCGCCTTTAAGAAGAACAGAGAG TACCAGTGGATGCTGTGTGTCCAGGAGTCAGTGTTGGACAGTGTTGTAGCCCGTCTGAAGGTTCGGATGGCAGGGATGAAGAGTGTTCCTCTCCTGGCCGAGGGGGACCGAAGGCTGGTAGACGCTGCAGTACAGGAGGCCCAACAGCAGGGGGCCACG CTGATCCAGCCGTGTCCCCCGCCCTCCTCCGGTGCTGCCTATCCCCCCACGGTGCTGTGTGGAGTAGCCCCCTCCTGCTCCTGTGTGGTGACCCCATCGCCCGGCCCTCTgttacccctcctctccttcaggaGCCACGGGGAGGGCGTCACTCTGG GGAACCACAGCCCTCACGGCCAGGCTGCCTCTCTCTGGACTGAAGACCTAACTCTGGCCCTGGAGGCTGCCAAGAG cctgtcTGTGGGTGCAGTGTGGGTAAACTCCCACTCTGTGATGGACCCTTCCCTGCCTATCTCTGGCCACAAGGAGAGTGGCAACTGCATCGACGGAGGGAAGGAG GGTCTGTTCCAATTCCTccgcccttcctcctctcctcctctaacccgcTCCTCTCCAGCCTCTGTTGATTACTCCAAGTTCGGAACGGCGGCATCATCGGCCATCATTCCAGAGGGATCTAAttcatccag taCCCCTCGTTCCTATCTGCAGTATGTGGGCGGGAAGCTGTGTAAGTCTGAgtctggcagcagtgtgtgtgtcctggcacCAGGGGGAACTGTCCTCGCCTACTGTCCTGACGGGGGGAGGAAAGACGTCCGCAACGCCGTGGAGGTGGCCATTAAGGTCCAACCTGG TTGGATGAAGAAGAGCCCTGTGGCCAGAGCTCAGTGCCTCTTCTCTCTGGCTGAGACCTTGGAGCTGATGAGACGGGACGTGGCCGCGTCACTCCACTCCCAGACAGGCCTCTCATTGGAGAAGGCGGACATGGAGGTGGAGCTGAGCATCGCTCAGCTCTGTGATTGGGCTGCCCGCTGTGATAAGGAAAGGGGCGGAGTTCCG TCCGTCCCGCAGTCTGGTTCGGCTCTGTCCATCCCCGAAGCTCTAGGAGTGGTGGGTGTGGTTCTCCCtgactcctcccccctcctctctatgGTCTCCCTGCTGGCAGCTGCTGTTGCCATGGGCAACGCTGTCGTCATGGTGCCCAGTCCAAAGTACCCCCTGCCTGCTCTAGAGTTCATCCAG GTTCTCCAGTCCTCAGATCTTCCAGGAGGCGTGGTCAGCATTATAACTGGTGGCAGAGATCAGCTGACCCAGGCTCTAGCCAATCACAGTGTCATCAAGGCCATATGGTACTGGGGGAGTATGGAG ggttgccAGTTCCTACAGCACACGTGTGCCAGCCCTCTGAAGAGCCTGTGGCTTCACTgccaggaggaggatggagggagagactgggCCCAGCCTCATGCCTCACTCCAGGAAGAGATGTGGAGACAGGCCGTCCAGTGGAAGAGTGTCTGGATACCCACTgcttag